The segment GCTCGTCCTTCTTCTTCGCCGTCGGCGCGGTTGGCTTTCCGGGCGCTTCCCCGCCCGCGGGCGTTCCGTCCCCGCCGGGGCGCGTTCCCTGTTCTTTCTCTTCCACCGGAACCTCCTGCCCGGCCGCCGCGGCGGCCGGTCGTCTGCTGTCGTTCGTGCCGGCCGGCTCTCAGCCCGCCTTGCGCGCCTTCGCGCGGAGTTCCGCCTTCGCCCGCCGGAAATGCTGGACGAGGGGGCGCCGGGAGGGACAGACGTAGGCGCAACAGCCGCATTCCATGCAGTCGTTCACGCCCGTCTCCCCCGCATCGTCGAAACGCATCCGCTCGACGAGGATGCTGAGCGTCGAGGGATCGAGCCGCATCGGGCAGGCTTCGACGCAGCGTCCGCACCGGATGCAGGCGTCGGAGACGAACTGCGCCACCTCGTCCCGCCTGAGCAGGACGATGCCGCTCGTTCCCTTCGTCACGGCCGCGGCGAGCGAATACTGCGAAACGCCCATCATCGGGCCGCCGCTGATGATCTTTCCCGTCTCCCCGCTCATCCCGCCGCAGAATGCCACGATATCCTCGAAGGGCGTCCCCACCCGGACGAGGAGGTTCTTCGGCTCGGCGATTGCGCGCCCCGTGACCGTGAGGACGCGTTCGATGAGCGGCCGGTTGAACCGGACCGCCTCGCGGGCGGCCCTGCATGTCGCGACGTTCTGCACGAGGACGCCGACGTCCATCGGCAGCCCGCCTGCCGGCACCCGGCGGCCGGTGACCGCGAAGATGAGCTGCTTTTCCGCCCCCTGGGGATAAACGACGTCGAGCGCCGCCACCTCGAAGCCCTCGCGCCCGGCCGCGCGCTCGCGCATCGCCGCTATGGCATCGGGCTTGTTCTTCTCGATGCCGACGATCACCCGGCCGACTTCGATGACTCGCGCGAAGAGAGCCGCGCCGTCGAGGATCTCCTCGGCGTGCTCGACCATCATCCGGTGATCGGCGGAGAGATAGGGCTCGCACTCCGCGCCGTTCAGAACGAGGACGTCGATCGGCTTCTCCGGGGGCGGGGAGAGCTTCACGTGCGTCGGGAAGGTGGCGCCGCCCATGCCGACGAGCCCGCCGTCGTGCACGAGATCCCTGATCTCCGCGGAAGAGAGCGCGTCGACGTCTCGCTCGACGTCGCACCCGTCCGCCCAGCGGTCATTTCCGTCCGGCTCGATGACGATCGCCGGCAGGTCGGTCCCCACCGGATGGGGGAAGGTGTCGATCGCCGCGACGACGCCCGAGACGGGCGCGTGCACGGGTGTCGAGACGAATCCGCCGCTCTCGGCGATCACCTGCCCCTTCAGGACCGCGTCCCCCTTCTTCACGACCGCCTTCGACGGGGCGCCGAGATTCTGCGAGAGATAGACGACGAGCCGCCCGGGGACGGGCATCGTCTCGATCGGCTTCCCGCGCGAGAGATCCTTGTTGTAGTCGGGATGAACGCCTCCGAAGAACCGGCCCATCACCTCTCACCTCCCGCGGCGGCGTCGAGGTCCGCCAACCCGTCGAGTTTCCGCACGTGGATCGTCTTCATCGGGCACTCGCCGGCGATCTCCGGCGGAATCTCCGCCTCGTAGTCGACGACGGCGAGGTTGCGGTCCATCGCGATCGCTCCCTCAGGCGCGGCCTTCACGCATTTCATGCAGCCGATGCACCCGACGGCGCACACCTTCCGCGTCTTCGCCCCCTTGTCGTGGGACGAGCAGAGGATGTGGATTGTCCGGTCGGCGGGAACCATCCTGATGATCCCCTTCGGACAGGCGTCCACGCACTTCGTGCAGCCGGTGCAGCGCGCCGGGTCGACGACGGCGAGGCCGGCGCCGGTCATGTCGATCGCGCCGAACGGGCAGACGCCGGCGCAGGTCCCGAGGCCGAGGCAGCCGTAGGCGCAGGACTTGTCGCCGCCGAAGAGGAGGGCGGCGGAGTTGCAGTCCCGGACCCCGTTGTACCAGAAACGCCTGCGGGCCGATTCGTCGCCGCCGTTGCACATCACCATGGCGACCCGCCGGACGCCTCCGCCGGCGAAGTCCTGTCCCATGATGGCGGCGATGGCGCGGGCCACGGCCGCGCCGCCGACGGGGCAGGCGTCGATGTCGGCCTTCCCCTCGGCGATGCGCCGGGCGAGCTCCGAACAACCGGGCAGGCCGCAGGCGCCGCAGTTCGCGCCGGGGAGCGCTTCCTCGATCTTCTCGGCACGGGGATCGACGTCGACGGCGAAGACGCGCGCCGCGATGGCGAGGACGAAGCTCAGCGCGAGCGCGACCGCCGCGAGTGCCAGAATCGCTGTCAGCATCGGTTACCTGTCCTCCGGTGGAAATCCGCCAGGCGCCGGCCGCCGGCGCGCACCTACAGCCTCACAAGACCGGTGAAGCCCATGAAGGCGAGCGAGAGCAGCCCCGCCGTGATGAGCCCGATCGCCGTGCCGCGGAAGGGCAGCGGCGTGTCGCAGAGCTCGATCCGCTCGCGCAGCCCCGAGAAGAGCACCATCGCGAGCCCGAAGCCGAGCGCGGCCCCGATCGCGAAGACGATCGTCTCGAGGAGGTTGAAATCCTTCTGTATGTTGAGCATGGCGACGCCGAGCACCGCGCAGTTCGTCGTGATCAGCGGGAGGAAGATCCCGAGGGCCTTGTAGAGGGCCGGGCTCAGCTTCTGCAGGGCGAGCTCGACGAGCTGGACGAGACTCGCGATGACGAGGATGAACGAGACCGTCTGCAAGTAGGTGAGGCCGAAGGGAACGAGAACGTGATGATAGACGACCCACGTGACGACGGCGGCCATCGTCATGACGAAGAGCACCGCCCCACTCATGCCGACGGCCGTCTTCAGCCGCTTCGACACGCCGAGGAAGGGACAGATGCCGAGAAACCGCATCAACACGTAGTTGTTGACGAGTACGGCGCTGATGATGATGATCACGAGCTTTCCCATGAGACTCCCCCGCCGGCTTGGGGCGAACGATTGCGAAAGAGCGCCGGACCGCGGCCCGGCGGGTCAAACGCGAAAAAGGTAATACAGCATCCCGGATATTGCAACCCTATTCCTCGAGCGCGGCCCGGGAACCGGCACGGGGCGCGCCACGGGCCTGGAACCTCGTAACACACCGTCCAGGAGAGAGTTGCGACGATCAGAAAACGAGGCGCGCGCCGGAGGCCCTCGGGCAGAACGATGTCGAGATTGCCGTGGGAACCGATCAGGGCGAACGCGCCCGTCTCGAGCACGGTCACCGCGGCGAGTCTGATCCCCGCGCCGGTTTGTTCGTCGACGACCGGGCAGCGGAGCGTGGCGGCGGCAGCGCCGCCGCCGACCCGATCGTCCCGGCACATCCCCGGGTTGCCGTTCGAACGGGAGGAACGACTCGAACGTTGACGGGAACCGGAGAATCCGTTACATTCGCCATGTCGAATCGTGCGGACAACGATCTTCTCGCCGTTGGAGATACATGGAATTTCGCGTCGTCGATCGCCGGTCGCTGGACGAGGACGACTGGTCGGACCTCGTCGGCACCGGTTCGTTTTTTCATACGATCCACTGGGCCGACGTCTGCGTCGCCGGTCTCCCCCGGGGGGTCGAGGCGGTCTTTCTCTGCGGCTACGAGACGGGCCGGCTCGTCGCCGGCATGCCCGCGGTGATCACGCGCCACTTCGGCATGCGCTCGTTCTACGCGATGCCCTACGGCACGTACGGCCACGCCCTGTTCCGCGAGGCGACCCCGGAGAGGAAACGCGGGTTCTACGGGCACCTCCTCGACCACCTGCGCGCCGGCGGCTACTCCCGCATCGTCATCACCGATTTCAACGGCGGCCTCGGCGGGATCGATCGGGATTTCCTCGAACAGCGGGACTGTTTCACGCACGTCATCAGCCTCAACGGCGACGGCGAGCACACCCCGCCGGACAAGAAGCTCAACGGCCACATCAGGAGCGGCCAGCGCGCCCTGACCGAGATCGTGCGGATCGACGACGGGGATCGTCTCGACGAATTCTACCGGCTCTACTCGCTCACCGAGCGCCGCCACGGCGCCGTCAGGCCCCTCTACCGGAAACGGTTCTTCCGGGCGCTCCTCGAGAAACTCGGCGGCTCCTCCATGCTCTACTGGAACGGGCTGAACGAG is part of the Candidatus Krumholzibacteriota bacterium genome and harbors:
- the rsxC gene encoding electron transport complex subunit RsxC, coding for MMGRFFGGVHPDYNKDLSRGKPIETMPVPGRLVVYLSQNLGAPSKAVVKKGDAVLKGQVIAESGGFVSTPVHAPVSGVVAAIDTFPHPVGTDLPAIVIEPDGNDRWADGCDVERDVDALSSAEIRDLVHDGGLVGMGGATFPTHVKLSPPPEKPIDVLVLNGAECEPYLSADHRMMVEHAEEILDGAALFARVIEVGRVIVGIEKNKPDAIAAMRERAAGREGFEVAALDVVYPQGAEKQLIFAVTGRRVPAGGLPMDVGVLVQNVATCRAAREAVRFNRPLIERVLTVTGRAIAEPKNLLVRVGTPFEDIVAFCGGMSGETGKIISGGPMMGVSQYSLAAAVTKGTSGIVLLRRDEVAQFVSDACIRCGRCVEACPMRLDPSTLSILVERMRFDDAGETGVNDCMECGCCAYVCPSRRPLVQHFRRAKAELRAKARKAG
- a CDS encoding RnfABCDGE type electron transport complex subunit B → MLTAILALAAVALALSFVLAIAARVFAVDVDPRAEKIEEALPGANCGACGLPGCSELARRIAEGKADIDACPVGGAAVARAIAAIMGQDFAGGGVRRVAMVMCNGGDESARRRFWYNGVRDCNSAALLFGGDKSCAYGCLGLGTCAGVCPFGAIDMTGAGLAVVDPARCTGCTKCVDACPKGIIRMVPADRTIHILCSSHDKGAKTRKVCAVGCIGCMKCVKAAPEGAIAMDRNLAVVDYEAEIPPEIAGECPMKTIHVRKLDGLADLDAAAGGER
- the rsxA gene encoding electron transport complex subunit RsxA, which gives rise to MGKLVIIIISAVLVNNYVLMRFLGICPFLGVSKRLKTAVGMSGAVLFVMTMAAVVTWVVYHHVLVPFGLTYLQTVSFILVIASLVQLVELALQKLSPALYKALGIFLPLITTNCAVLGVAMLNIQKDFNLLETIVFAIGAALGFGLAMVLFSGLRERIELCDTPLPFRGTAIGLITAGLLSLAFMGFTGLVRL
- a CDS encoding GNAT family N-acetyltransferase produces the protein MEFRVVDRRSLDEDDWSDLVGTGSFFHTIHWADVCVAGLPRGVEAVFLCGYETGRLVAGMPAVITRHFGMRSFYAMPYGTYGHALFREATPERKRGFYGHLLDHLRAGGYSRIVITDFNGGLGGIDRDFLEQRDCFTHVISLNGDGEHTPPDKKLNGHIRSGQRALTEIVRIDDGDRLDEFYRLYSLTERRHGAVRPLYRKRFFRALLEKLGGSSMLYWNGLNEGGRLVGSCINFIHGDTLFNWQTVSDYENRHLKPNHVLLADAIERGAATGVKMVNLGASPENAHGLIDYKERWGGKRVDYAFYVAASGLRRLLRR